One window from the genome of Elaeis guineensis isolate ETL-2024a chromosome 5, EG11, whole genome shotgun sequence encodes:
- the LOC105045398 gene encoding S-adenosylmethionine decarboxylase proenzyme 4 produces MAVSGFEGFEKRLELHFSGYDPLGLRRLSIDDLQQVLDAVQCSIVSAAGNHSFDAYVLSESSLFLYPHKIILKTCGTTQLLRSIPSLLRHAADLGLRLRSCRYSRGSFIFPAAQPFPHSSFSDEVLFLDARLPATLRFRKASIMPSDVISSHSWHVYSAAADVFSVLQPSSSTIEVCMTELDCSLARQFYRRKGDHRSGDDVGAEMTELTGIGAINPRALVCGFAFQPCGYSMNGLDRDRYSTIHVTPEDGHSYASFECIGGREVMDYLKKVVHVFRPGAVSVSVCMGGTGTGTDDDEERVWSAVVRALEPLGLSCRSRAAEDFPGAGTVTYQTFTAHRK; encoded by the coding sequence ATGGCTGTCTCCGGGTTTGAGGGCTTTGAGAAGCGCCTGGAGCTCCACTTCTCCGGATACGACCCCCTCGGCCTCCGCCGCCTATCGATCGACGATCTCCAGCAGGTGCTCGATGCCGTCCAGTGCAGCATCGTCTCCGCCGCCGGTAATCATTCTTTCGACGCCTACGTGCTGTCTGAGTCCAGCCTCTTCCTCTATCCCCACAAGATCATCCTCAAGACCTGCGGCACCACCCAGCTCCTCCGCTCCATCCCATCCCTCCTCCGCCACGCCgccgacctcggcctccgcctccgCTCCTGCCGCTACTCCCGCGGCAGCTTCATCTTCCCCGCCGCGCAGCCCTTCCcccactccagcttctccgacgaaGTTCTCTTCCTCGACGCCCGCCTCCCCGCCACCCTTCGCTTCCGAAAAGCTTCAATCATGCCTTCCGACGTCATTTCCTCGCATTCCTGGCACGTCTACTCCGCCGCCGCCGACGTGTTCTCGGTGCTGCAGCCGAGCAGTTCCACGATAGAAGTGTGCATGACGGAATTGGACTGCTCGCTGGCACGACAGTTTTATCGGCGGAAGGGCGACCACCGCTCCGGCGACGATGTGGGGGCGGAGATGACCGAGTTGACGGGGATCGGCGCCATCAATCCACGGGCGCTCGTCTGCGGCTTCGCCTTCCAGCCATGTGGTTACTCCATGAACGGCCTCGACCGCGACCGATACTCGACGATTCACGTCACGCCGGAGGACGGCCACAGCTACGCCAGCTTCGAATGCATCGGCGGCCGGGAGGTGATGGATTATTTAAAGAAGGTGGTGCATGTTTTCCGGCCTGGTGCGGTGTCGGTGTCGGTCTGCATGGGCGGCACCGGCACCGGCACCGACGACGATGAGGAGCGAGTGTGGTCGGCGGTGGTGCGTGCGTTGGAACCGCTGGGGCTGAGCTGCAGGAGCCGGGCAGCGGAGGATTTTCCGGGGGCCGGGACCGTCACATACCAGACGTTTACGGCTCACCGGAAGTGA